Genomic DNA from Microscilla marina ATCC 23134:
TGTTGGTTGCAAGTCATAATAAAACGGGCTGCCTTATCAGCCGAGTCAGAGTAAATAACCCCACCCATTTGCATTTCGCCTTTTTTAGACTTGACTATTTTGCGTTGGTTTGCCACAATGCCTACCGCCCAGCCATCTATACGCGCCCTGCCGCATACAATTGACTTGCCGTAGTTTTCTTTGTATTGGTCAAACTCCGAATTATCTACCAGGCGACTGATAATGTCTACCATGTCGTAAGGTTTGGTGCGATCGGCAGGCAACATTCCATAAATTTCTTCCTGCTTGAGTTGAGGTAGTTGCGGCTCGGCACGGTTAAAGCCCGCTTTTTCGTTGTCTCCCAACTTGTCAAAAGTACGTCTGATAGCATCCAGGCAAGACTGATCGTCAGGGAATTTATTATCTGTTACCCCCGAAATTTCGCTGTGAGTAGTAGCGCCTCCCAAGGTTTCGGCATCTACATCTTCGCCTATAGAAGACTTGACCAGGTAAGGACCCGCCAGAAAAATAGAACCTGTTCCTTCTACAATCATTGCCTCGTCTGACATAATGGGTAAGTAAGCTCCACCCGCCACGCAACTACCCATAATGGCCGATACCTGCACTATGCCCATTGCCGACATTTGAGCATTGTTGCGAAACATACGCCCAAAGTGTTCTTTGTCGGCAAATACATCGGCCTGAAGAGGAAGAAAAATTCCGGCACTGTCTACCAAATATATAATAGGCAACCTGTTTTCTATGGCAACTTCTTGAGCTCTCAGGTTCTTTTTTGCCGTAATAGGAAACCACGCCCCTGATTTTACAGTAGCGTCATTGGCTACAATTACACACTGTTTACCACTTACACGACCAATTCCCATGACCACCCCACCAGAAGGACACCCACCGTATTCGGTGTACATGTCATATCCGGTAAAAGCGCCTATTTCCAGAAACTCAGACCCTTCGTCGGTC
This window encodes:
- a CDS encoding acyl-CoA carboxylase subunit beta; the encoded protein is MNLEFAKNEDHLKQQVFLLKSRLKEVAMGGGEKRIAKQHAKGKLTARERIAYLTDEGSEFLEIGAFTGYDMYTEYGGCPSGGVVMGIGRVSGKQCVIVANDATVKSGAWFPITAKKNLRAQEVAIENRLPIIYLVDSAGIFLPLQADVFADKEHFGRMFRNNAQMSAMGIVQVSAIMGSCVAGGAYLPIMSDEAMIVEGTGSIFLAGPYLVKSSIGEDVDAETLGGATTHSEISGVTDNKFPDDQSCLDAIRRTFDKLGDNEKAGFNRAEPQLPQLKQEEIYGMLPADRTKPYDMVDIISRLVDNSEFDQYKENYGKSIVCGRARIDGWAVGIVANQRKIVKSKKGEMQMGGVIYSDSADKAARFIMTCNQQKIPLVFLQDVTGFMVGSRSEHGGIIKDGAKMVSAMANSVVPKFTIVLGNSYGAGNYAMCGKAYDPRLMIAWPTAKIAVMSGQAAAKTLLQIQTASKKAKGEEISQEEEENLLNKITDRYNNQMSPYYSAARLWVDAIIDPLDTRKVISQGIEAANHAPITQRYNVGVIQT